From the genome of Methanobrevibacter smithii ATCC 35061, one region includes:
- the metX gene encoding homoserine O-acetyltransferase MetX — protein MKKESVGVVQTKYYNIEEPIELESGKTLDNITVAYETYGELNREKDNAILICHALSGDAHAAGWHEGDKKPGWWEIVIGPGKALDSEKYFIICSNVLGGCKGTTGPSSINPKTGKEYGIDFPVITIKDMVNVQKKLVDAFGIDKLAAVVGGSMGGMQTLQWIVSYPEMMKKAVAIATTARSSPQQIAFNEVGRQSIVGDPNWNGGNYYGTDKIPKEGLSVARMIAHITYLSDESMYLKFGRDLQDKDEITYDLSMDFQVESYLHHQGASFVKRFDANSYLYITKAVDLFDLAQNNSLIDGLKDVKAKVEIISVDSDWLYPVEQGTEILTALNANDVEVSFSELKSNYGHDAFLLEKGQLNYILSKFLSDNIVEDLMITDVVTITEQAQIEEAAKLMFNLNVTHIPVVTNGKKLIGIVTSWDLSKAIATNSNDLKEIMTKTVKFCHADDSIESTARRMRKLDISCLPVVDDDFKLKGIISTDQISHLVSEYR, from the coding sequence ATGAAAAAAGAATCAGTTGGAGTTGTTCAAACAAAGTATTATAATATTGAAGAGCCAATTGAACTAGAAAGTGGAAAGACTCTTGATAACATCACAGTAGCTTATGAAACTTATGGTGAGCTTAACAGGGAAAAGGACAATGCAATTTTAATATGTCATGCATTATCCGGAGATGCACATGCTGCAGGATGGCATGAAGGAGATAAAAAACCTGGATGGTGGGAAATAGTAATAGGTCCCGGAAAAGCTCTGGATAGTGAAAAGTACTTTATAATCTGTTCTAATGTATTGGGAGGATGTAAAGGAACAACAGGCCCATCATCAATCAATCCAAAAACTGGTAAGGAATATGGTATAGATTTTCCGGTTATTACAATAAAGGACATGGTAAATGTTCAAAAGAAACTGGTTGATGCATTTGGAATTGATAAACTGGCAGCAGTTGTTGGAGGTTCAATGGGAGGAATGCAAACCCTGCAGTGGATTGTTTCATATCCTGAAATGATGAAAAAAGCAGTTGCAATAGCTACAACAGCAAGATCTTCACCGCAGCAAATAGCATTTAATGAAGTGGGCCGCCAATCAATAGTAGGCGATCCGAACTGGAACGGTGGAAACTATTATGGAACTGACAAAATTCCAAAAGAAGGGTTGTCTGTAGCCCGTATGATAGCTCATATTACTTATTTAAGTGATGAATCAATGTATCTTAAATTTGGTAGGGATCTGCAGGATAAAGATGAAATTACATATGATTTGTCAATGGATTTCCAGGTTGAAAGCTACCTGCACCATCAGGGAGCAAGTTTTGTAAAACGTTTTGATGCAAACAGTTATCTCTATATTACAAAAGCAGTGGATTTATTTGACCTTGCCCAAAACAACTCTCTGATTGACGGACTTAAAGATGTAAAGGCAAAAGTGGAAATTATTTCAGTGGATTCAGACTGGCTATATCCTGTTGAACAGGGAACAGAAATCCTGACAGCACTTAATGCAAATGATGTTGAGGTAAGCTTTTCAGAACTTAAATCTAATTATGGTCATGATGCATTTTTACTTGAAAAAGGTCAGCTTAACTATATTTTATCAAAATTCTTGTCAGACAACATAGTTGAAGACTTGATGATTACTGATGTAGTTACAATTACCGAACAGGCACAGATAGAGGAAGCCGCTAAATTAATGTTTAATCTTAATGTTACACATATTCCTGTTGTTACAAATGGCAAAAAGCTGATTGGAATCGTAACTAGCTGGGATTTGTCTAAAGCAATAGCTACAAATTCCAATGATTTAAAAGAAATAATGACAAAAACAGTTAAATTCTGTCATGCAGACGATTCTATTGAATCAACAGCACGCAGAATGAGAAAATTGGATATTTCATGTCTTCCTGTTGTAGATGATGACTTTAAATTAAAAGGAATAATCTCTACTGATCAAATAAGTCATTTAGTATCAGAATATAGGTAG
- the rnc gene encoding ribonuclease III codes for MNLLEKFNILPKDRHLYDVAFTHGSYGTKHGLDYTYERLEFLGDSVLNMIVSEYLYKQYPDYEEGKLTKLRANYVCQTALIYYSHELGLDKHIKIYGDDSKITENEVLSITADVFESFLGAIFLDQGIEFAKDYISKIIFPYIDAKKVFFFDYKSVIKEYGDAQEVDIEYKIIDECGVPHNKTFIISILIDGKEMGVGKGKNKKEAEQAASKQAMKKLKIQKY; via the coding sequence ATGAATTTATTAGAAAAATTTAACATACTCCCAAAGGACAGGCATCTATATGATGTTGCATTTACTCACGGGTCTTATGGAACAAAACATGGTTTAGATTATACATATGAAAGATTGGAGTTTTTAGGTGACTCTGTTTTGAACATGATTGTTTCAGAATATTTATATAAACAGTATCCGGATTATGAAGAAGGTAAATTAACTAAACTGCGAGCAAATTATGTTTGTCAAACAGCATTAATTTATTATTCACATGAACTGGGTTTGGATAAGCATATCAAAATATATGGTGATGACAGCAAAATAACTGAAAATGAGGTTTTGTCAATTACCGCAGATGTTTTTGAATCATTTTTAGGAGCAATATTCTTGGATCAGGGTATAGAATTTGCAAAGGATTACATTTCAAAAATAATATTCCCATACATCGATGCAAAAAAAGTGTTTTTCTTTGATTATAAATCAGTAATAAAAGAATACGGGGATGCCCAGGAAGTGGATATTGAATATAAAATAATTGATGAATGCGGTGTGCCTCATAATAAAACATTTATAATCTCTATATTGATTGACGGAAAGGAAATGGGTGTTGGTAAAGGTAAAAACAAAAAAGAAGCTGAACAGGCTGCTTCAAAACAGGCTATGAAAAAACTGAAAATACAGAAATATTAG
- a CDS encoding flavodoxin domain-containing protein has protein sequence MIIYYSATGNCKYVAKKIADKTRDIAVSMIGHDYSIYLKKGESLGIVVPVHFWGLPAFVTEFLSEQI, from the coding sequence ATGATAATCTATTATTCTGCAACCGGAAACTGCAAATACGTTGCAAAGAAAATAGCCGATAAAACACGAGATATTGCAGTGTCTATGATTGGACATGATTATTCCATTTATTTAAAAAAAGGCGAGTCTTTAGGTATTGTAGTTCCTGTTCATTTTTGGGGTCTTCCTGCATTTGTCACGGAGTTTTTGTCAGAACAGATATAA
- a CDS encoding 50S ribosomal protein L37e, with translation MSKGTPSMGKKNKKTHIRCRRCGRNTYHIHKKVCASCGFGKSKRIRRYSWQNKKPTTRKRLV, from the coding sequence GTGTCAAAAGGTACTCCATCAATGGGTAAAAAGAATAAAAAGACCCATATAAGATGCAGAAGATGTGGAAGAAACACTTACCACATTCATAAAAAAGTTTGTGCTTCCTGTGGATTCGGTAAATCTAAAAGGATTAGAAGATACAGCTGGCAAAACAAAAAACCAACCACTAGAAAAAGATTAGTTTAA
- a CDS encoding LSm family protein yields the protein MSGQNVQRPLDALGKSVNSPVLIKLKGDREFRGILKSFDLHMNLVLNDAEELQDGEVTRRLGVVLIRGDNIVYISP from the coding sequence ATGAGCGGACAAAATGTTCAAAGGCCACTTGATGCTTTAGGCAAATCTGTAAACTCCCCTGTTTTAATAAAACTTAAAGGAGATCGTGAATTTAGAGGAATACTTAAAAGTTTTGATTTACATATGAACTTAGTTCTTAATGATGCAGAAGAACTCCAAGACGGAGAAGTTACTAGAAGACTTGGTGTTGTGCTCATTAGAGGAGACAATATTGTCTATATCTCACCATAA
- a CDS encoding RNA-binding protein: MTIKVKKRNFLKKKKIKEIKKELGEYGELLQNKKNVEILEAEPDSFILVDGEPYIILIDEKPFPTLKAALANEIHGKKVTVDMGAIRFVSNGADIMSPGIVAADENINPEDIVLIIDETHGKPLAIGISLITGEEMVENDSGKAIETKHYVGDDIWNFEL; this comes from the coding sequence ATGACTATAAAAGTTAAAAAAAGAAACTTTCTGAAAAAAAAGAAAATTAAAGAAATCAAAAAAGAATTGGGAGAATATGGTGAACTGCTCCAAAATAAGAAAAATGTGGAAATACTTGAAGCCGAACCTGATTCATTTATTTTAGTTGATGGTGAACCTTACATCATATTAATTGATGAAAAGCCATTTCCAACCTTAAAAGCTGCACTGGCTAATGAAATCCATGGAAAAAAAGTAACAGTGGACATGGGTGCAATTCGCTTTGTAAGTAATGGTGCCGATATTATGAGTCCTGGAATTGTAGCTGCTGATGAGAATATAAATCCTGAAGATATTGTTCTAATCATTGATGAAACACATGGAAAACCATTAGCTATTGGAATAAGCTTAATTACTGGAGAAGAAATGGTTGAAAATGATTCTGGTAAAGCTATTGAAACAAAACATTATGTTGGAGACGACATTTGGAACTTTGAATTATAA
- the arfB gene encoding 2-amino-5-formylamino-6-ribosylaminopyrimidin-4(3H)-one 5'-monophosphate deformylase: MAELRYRAGKIKNPRVHKIGVIALGSHLENHGPALPIDTDAKIGAHIAFQASLESGAKFLGIVFPAYELDEIDHGVHVSLDELKANVISTLNSAKKYLDIEKVVIVNSHGGNIPLMTELYDIEDKTDLTIIFNNKIISTEGPHGGSGELSMAKVLGIINEAEIENQTDLSKYEEVGLYGFKQARENDPNIEEGARDVEENGVYVDEVYGKQLFDLAINSVVFDIEKLLDF, from the coding sequence ATGGCAGAATTAAGATACAGAGCAGGAAAAATTAAAAATCCAAGAGTTCACAAAATCGGAGTGATAGCTCTTGGGTCACATCTGGAAAATCACGGTCCTGCATTACCTATAGATACTGATGCCAAAATCGGTGCACACATTGCATTTCAGGCATCACTTGAAAGCGGAGCTAAATTTTTAGGAATAGTATTTCCTGCTTATGAATTAGATGAAATAGATCATGGAGTGCATGTTTCTTTAGATGAATTAAAGGCAAATGTAATCAGCACCCTTAATTCTGCGAAAAAATATCTGGATATTGAAAAAGTGGTTATTGTAAATTCACACGGGGGAAATATTCCTCTGATGACTGAACTCTATGACATTGAAGACAAAACAGATCTGACTATTATCTTTAATAACAAGATTATTTCAACAGAAGGTCCTCACGGAGGCAGCGGTGAGCTTTCAATGGCAAAGGTTTTGGGAATAATTAACGAAGCTGAAATTGAAAACCAGACAGATTTAAGTAAATATGAAGAAGTTGGTCTATATGGTTTTAAACAAGCTCGTGAAAATGATCCTAACATTGAAGAAGGTGCAAGAGATGTTGAAGAAAACGGAGTTTATGTTGATGAAGTCTATGGAAAACAACTCTTTGATTTAGCTATTAACTCTGTTGTATTTGATATTGAAAAGCTTTTAGATTTTTAA